A window from Rhinolophus sinicus isolate RSC01 linkage group LG01, ASM3656204v1, whole genome shotgun sequence encodes these proteins:
- the CASP8 gene encoding caspase-8, translated as MDFSDCLYDIGEQLDSDELASLKFLSQDYIPQRKQEPIKDALMLFQRLQEKRMLEENNLSFLKELLFRINRLDLLVKHLGTSKEEMTKELQIPGRAQISAYRVMLFQISEDVTKPELKAFKFLLSQEIAKCKLDDDMTLLDIFIEMEKRVILGKGNLDTLKRICDQVNKSLLKKINDYEELSREASQLYVGEGSLGMLSVSDSPSQQYCESREQDSQSRQISSKVYRMESKPRGYCVIFNNFDFSIARKEVPKLHSMKNRNGTDLDAVALKNTFSELHFEVIVYKDSTAWQICEILKSYQSMDHSNKDCFMCCILSHGDKGIIYGCDGQEAPIYELTSYFTGSKCPSLAGKPKIFFIQACQGDNYQKGIAVETDSEQKEDDLERDSLLQRTYIPDEADFLLGMATVNNCVSYRNPMEGTWYIQSLCQSLRERCPRGEDILTILTEVNFEVSNKDDKKNKGKQMPQPSFTLRKKLFFPLN; from the exons ATGGATTTCAGCGATTGTCTCTACGATATCGGGGAACAACTGGACAGTGATGAGCTGGCCTCCCTCAAGTTCCTGAGCCAGGACTACATCCCACAAAGGAAACAGGAACCCATCAAGGATGCCTTAATGTTATTCCAGAGACTCCAGGAAAAGAGAATGTTGGAGGAAAACAACTTGTCCTTTTTGAAGGAGCTGCTATTCCGAATTAACAGACTGGATCTGCTGGTCAAACACCTGGGCACCAGCAAGGAAGAGATGACTAAGGAGCTTCAGATACCAGGCAGGGCTCAGATCTCTGCTTACAG GGTCATGCTTTTTCAGATTTCAGAAGATGTAACCAAACCGGAATTGAAGGCCTTTAAGTTTCTTTTGAGCCAAGAGATTGCCAAATGTAAACTGGATGATGACATG aCATTGCTCGATATTTTCatagagatggagaagagggtCATCCTTGGGAAAGGAAACTTGGATACTCTGAAAAGAATATGTGACCAAGTCAACAAGAGCCTGCTGAAGAAAATCAATGATTATGAAGAATTAAGCAGAG AGGCGTCTCAATTGTATGTGGGGGAGGGGTCTCTTGGGATGCTGTCAGTGTCGGACTCCCCGAGCCAACAGTACTGTGAATCGCGAGAACAGGACAGTCAATCGCGACAG atatcCAGCAAAGTTTACCGAATGGAAAGCAAACCTCGGGGGTACTGTGTGATCTTTAACAATTTTGACTTTAGCATAGCACGGAAGGAAGTGCCCAAACTTCACAGCATGAAGAATAGAAATGGAACAGACTTGGATGCGG TGGCTTTGAAAAACACCTTTAGTGAGCTTCATTTTGAGGTAATTGTTTACAAAGACTCAACGGCATGGCAAATCTGTGAAATTCTGAAATCCTACCAAAGCATGGACCACAGTAACAAGGACTGTTTCATGTGCTGCATCCTCTCCCATGGAGACAAGGGCATCATCTATGGCTGTGATGGGCAGGAAGCCCCCATCTATGAGCTGACCTCTTACTTCACTGGTTCGAAGTGCCCTTCCCTTGCAGGCAAACCCAAAATCTTTTTTATTCAGGCTTGTCAAGGGGATAACTACCAGAAAGGTATAGCTGTTGAGACTGACTCAGAACAGAAGGAAGACGATTTAGAAAGGGACTCATTACTTCAGAGGACATATATCCCAGATGAGGCTGACTTTCTGCTGGGGATGGCTACTGTGAACAACTGTGTTTCCTACCGAAACCCCATGGAGGGGACCTGGTATATTCAGTCACTTTGCCAGAGCCTGAGAGAAAGATGTCCTAG AGGTGAAGATATTCTCACCATCCTCACTGAAGTGAACTTTGAAGTGAGCAATAAGGATGACAAGAAAAACAAGGGGAAGCAGATGCCACAACCTTCTTTCACTCTAAGAAAAAAACTCTTCTTCCCTCTTAATTGA